The window CTTGAAACGAATTCTTTCTTTGCTGGATGATCTGAATAATCAGGATCTGCGTATCCTTGACGATATTATTGAACGGCTCTTGTGCAGCCGCGGCAAAGCATAAGTTCTACACTTTCTTTGAGTCATCTTCTTCTGCCGTCCAGAAAATAGAACGGTTTTTCTTTGGCGAACAACAGTAAAGAACCGCCCGCTACTATGTGTATAGCGGGCGGTCCAAAGGATGTGAAAATTAGCATTCAGCAGGTCCCGGACACTGATTGAATAATACGAAGCAAATCTTCCAATGAGCTGATTTCTTCTCCACAGCCGGATACTGCGTTTTGTACATCTATAGGCAATGATAAAAAATATTGACTTATCTCAGTATTGGATGCCAAAAATTCTGTTAAATTATTTGCCATTAAAATCACCTCGTCAATAGTCTATGATAAAAACTTGCGATTATAAAAGTAAATTTATGTTAATTTAGTTTTTATCGAACGTCATGAAAAGCTTGAATCGTTTCATCAAGGAAAAAATCTCTTCACAGGCAAGGTTGGCAGACGCACGAAAAAGAACTTACCGGCATATCATAATAAGGAAAGAAGGCGGTTACTCCTTTTGGCACGCGGCGGCCGTCATCATGTCTGAATCATGTAATCACCCCATATTTGTATGCCGATTTCACGATATAGAACAAAAGCTCCGGCAAACCAAATTGCCGGAGCCTCAAATTTATTTAGTGAAAATATGATTGTTAATTATACATTGGAACCACCAATTCCTGTTTTTATAGCTAAAATCACAAAACGCGCATCACACTATATTTTGGACTCACCCCTTTTACTTGTTCAAATGAACTGCTTTTTGATAAAAGCGAAAAACGGGTTGCAAAGTATATGAATAGTAATTTCGTTGGTTCGGACATCGCTGTTGATACTCCGATTTTAATCTTGCTGCATGAATTTTTCAAGAACTCTCAGACACTATATTTTCACGCTGAACAAGGGACTTAGCAACTGCGCCCAACGAACTTGCAGCTGCGCGCTTCACAAAATGGTTCAATGCCCACTGGACTCACCTCTTTCTAAATCATTGATTTTTGTTCCGGTGTTACTTCCTCATTGTGCCTTTTCATGGCGTCATTTTTTGTGACACCACCATATTTCGGCAACTGCTAAACACCGTCTAAAAAATCATCCCTGTCTTTGTTTCCATCTACATTATAAGCGAATAAATGTAAAAGTCAATATATATTTTCTAATATTCATGAAAATTTCATATATTATTATGTAACTATATTTTCCTGTTGACTTAATTAAACAGGAAAGGTAAAATGATACGTAGATAAATTAATCATGAGGAGATGACCCCTGTGAACGACGAATATGGTGCGGATTTAATTACCCTTATTGATGACGACGGCGAAGAACATGAATTTGAAATTTTGGATGTAATCGATAATGACGACGGCTGCTTCTACGCGCTGTTGCCAACATTTGAGGATCCACAGGAAAAAGTTGACGCGGAGGGTACTTATTATATCTTCGAAGCAATTGAGGAAAATGGCGAGCAGCAGCTTGCCGAAGTGGAAGACGAAGAACTGCTTGATAAGCTTGCCGAACTTTTTGAAGGCCGCTTTGAAGAATTGTATGATTCAGAAGAATCCGAATCTGAAGACGAATAGATTTGACGGCTTCACCCTGCCTGGTGCGCGGACCGTTGCATAAATAACCCTACAATTTTAAATCGGGAGCACGCGCTCCGGTGGCGGACTTCAGACCTCCCGGCTTTTGCCGGACGAAGGGAGTATGAACCCATTGGGCTGGCACCCACCTGCTTTTCAGTAGCAGGTTATTTCAGCACATTACGGCCAGGCGGGATTAATAAAACAATAAAGGGCTCCTGATTATTTCAGGAGCCCTTTTTGATGTCGTATGACCATCGGCCCTGTTCTACCTTGGCAGGGGCAGGGACTGACTGCGCTGATTTCTTCGGTAATCCAGATAATCCTGTAAAATAATCGTTGCGGCAACCGCGTCCACCACCGCCTTGCGTTTTTTTCCGCGCGTGTCGGTAGTATTTAAATAGCCGTGTGCCGTAATGGTCGTGCCGCGCTCGTCGCGCATTTCCACCGGGACTTCGACAAGTGACTGAAGAATTTCGGCAAAGGCCCGTGCATTTTGGGCGCTTTCGCCCTCGCTGCCATCCATATTGCGGGGCAATCCGACCACGATGCCCCCTATCGCTCTCTCTTTGGCCTGTGCGGCGATCTGCTGTGCAAGGTGCTCCATATTGCGTTCGCTGATTACACCCGCGGGAGAAGCCAGCAGCTCGCTCTCGTCGCACACGGCAAGGCCGGTGCGCGCTTTGCCCAAATCAACAGCAAGTATCTTCATTGTTTTCCTCCCCGGTAAAACTCGCTTGGTTTTCCGCCATCCTCCATTTCTGCTGCGCATAAACGGATATTTCCGGCGTTAAGTGGGTGGAATCGTTCTTCGAAATCACCGTGCTTTGCAGATCGGAAGAAAAATCAATGATGCTGATTGCCGTGTTATCGCCCCATCCGACATCGTTAATTTCTTCAATCGGCTTGTGCAGCGCCTGACACAGAAAGTTGCGAATGGCACAGCCGTGAGAAACGACACATACTGTTTTATCTTGGTTATCCCTGACAATATCGGTAATGGCATCCCACATCCTTGAATATACGGCTTTCATCGTTTCGCCACCCTTTGGCGCGAAGTCAAAGGGACTGGAATACCAGTTTTGCAATTCCTCCGGGTAACACCGGGTCAGTTCATCCCATGGCCTGCCCTCATACTCTCCGCCGTCAATCTCATGCAGGCGCGGTTCAATCTGTATGGGAAGGTTATGGTATCGGTTGATCGCCTCCGCAGTAGTACGGGCGCGTTTTAAGGGACTGGAGTAGATTGCGTCAAACGGCATATTACGGCACCGCACGCTCAGAAGCTCAAGCTGAGCTTCTCCATTCCCGCTGATGTCGCAGTCGATACATCCTTGAAAAAAGCCGTCGGTATTGCCCTGCGCTTCACAATGGCGTACCAGTATGATTCTTGTCATAAGTAATTCTCCTGTTCTTTATGATTCCCACGGTATCATTTTACCCGTAAGTCCGCTTGTGCTTTCGATATTATTTCTATTCAGATATTCATTTAAGCCGTCTGCTATTTTCAGCGGCGCGTAAGGATCGGTAAAGAAAGCCGTGCCGATTTGCAGCGCGGATGCGCCTGCCAAGAGCATTTCCACCGCGTCCTGCCATTTTGAAATTCCGCCCATACCGATGATTGGTATTTTTACCCGCCGGTAAACCTGATTCACCATGCGCACCGCAACCGGCAGCAGAGCCGGACCGGAAAGTCCCCCGGTATTGTTGTGAAGGATCGGCCTGCGGGTGTTGATGTCAATCCGCATGCCGGTCAACGTGTTAATCATGGAAATCGCGTCGGCGCCCGCGCTCTCTGCTGATGCTGCGATTTCGGCAATATCGCCGACGTTCGGCGACAGTTTGACCATCAGGGGTTTTTTACAATATTTCCGCACCGACGCGGTGATGCTTTCCACCCCGGAACAATTTGTGCCGAACTGTACGCCGCCCTGTTTGACATTGGGGCAGGAAATATTCAGCTCAACGATATCCACACAGGTACCCGACAGCTTTTCCGCCATCCGGCAGTAATCCTCCGGCGTATTCCCCGCAATATTCGCAATGATGACCGTCCCCTGCTCCCGGAGCCACGGTAAATCATGCTCCATAAAATAATCCACTCCCGGATTTTGCAGTCCGACGGCGTTCAGCATGCCGCCGGGCGTTTCCGCAATGCGCGGCGGCGGATTTCCGGGGCGCTGCGTCAGCGTAATGCCTTTGCAGGAAATGCCGCCCAGACTGCTGAGCGGATAAAACTCCCTGTATTCATGACCAAAGCCAAAAGTGCCGGAAGCGGCAATCACGGGGTTTTGAAACTCGACACCGGCGATGCTCACATGTAAATCTGCCATGATTATCCCTCCCACACCACATTTTCATAGTTGAAGACCGGCCCGTCTTTGCAGACATGTCCGTAAAATTCCTGTCCGTCTTTTTTCAGTCTGCACGCGCAGCCAAGGCACGCGCCGATTCCGCACGCCATGCGCTCCTCAAGGGATATCTGACACGGCACTTTGCGCAGCGCGGCAATCCGGCACACCGCCTTGAGCATCGGGGTTGGGCCGCAGGCGAAGATCACATTGAAATCCAGTTCTTTTAAGCAGTCCGTCACAAGTCCGCGGTGCCCGTAAGAACCGTCATCGGTCGCAATCAATACCCGATTCCCGTTCTTCTCAAAATCTTCTTTTAAGATGATGTTTGCTTCATTGCGGAATCCCGCGACGACAGTTGCGTTTTTTCCAAAAGCCTTCGCAGCTTCCAAAAGCGGAGGTACGCCGATGCCTCCGCCGACAAAAACCGCTCTTTGTCCGGTATTTCCGAGGAAAAACCCGTTTCCCAGCGGCGCGAGGATGTCAAGCGTATCGCCCGGCCGCATTTCTGCAAGCCGTGCGGTGCCTTCGCCGCGAATCTGAAAAACAAAACGAAGGGTTTCCGCCGCGCGGTCGATTCCGCAGATAGAAATGGGGCGGCGCAGGGTCTTCCCCGGCACATAAATATGAGCGAACTGCCCGGGCTGTGCGGCTTTCGCCAGTTCGCCCGCTTCGACGGTCAGATCGAAAATATCGGCGGTCAGCTGTTTTTTTGCAATCATTTTGCAGAGCATTACATCATATTTCATTTTCACTTTGCTCCTGTTTTACGGCTTGTCGGAAATCAGCCGTTTGTTTAATTGAGGGAAATTGCGCCGATTTCTTTTACAATCTCGTCGCGCATCCGCACCGCTTCCAGCGCGGCAGCTTTCGCATACTCCGTTTCAGGCGCACTGCTTTTCTTCCACGCGGTCATAATGGAGCGGGAGGCGTTCACCACAGCGCCGAGTCCGTTTTGATCAAACGCCGGTGCGACATCCTTTGCGCCGCCACCCTGTGCGCCGTACCCCGGCACCAAGAAAAAGGTGCGTGTCAAGTCCCTGCGCAGCTCGGACAGCTGTTCGGGATAGGTTGCGCCGACAACAGCGCCGACCCCGGAATATCCGTATTTGCCCGGCAGGCTTTCGCCCCATTGCTCACAAAGCCGGCCGACGGTGCCGTAAAGCGTTTCACCGCCCTCGAATATTTGATTCTGCAATTCGCCGGAGGAAGGATTGGAGGTTTTCACAAGCACAAAAATGCCCTTGTCCTGCGCCTTGCACGTATCCAGCAGGGGATTGATGCCGTCGGAGCCAAGGTAGGGATTGACGGTCAGCGCGTCGCCGCCGAACGGAACAAAAGTCCGCTCACCGACCGTGACAGTGCCGAGGTGCGCCGCGGCGTACGCCTGCATGGTAGAGCCAATGTCATTCCGTTTACCATCGGTGATCACGAACATTCCCTTTTCCTTCGCATAAGCGATTGTATCATGCAGGGCCTTTACACCCTGCCATCCGTATTGCTCATAATAGGCACACTGCGGCTTTACTGCGGGTACGATGCCGCAAAGTGCGTCGATCAAACCCTTGTTGAACGCCAAAATCGCGGCCGCCGCGCCTTCCAGCGTTTCGCCGTACTGAGTAAAGGCTTTTTCCTTTATAAAGTTGGGAACATAGTCAAGTACGGGGTCAAGTCCCGCGACTGTTGGGTTTTGCAGTTTAGCGATTCCTTCCAGTAATCTGTCCAATGCCATTACGGTTCCTCCATCTATCTATAATATTTTATTGAATGATTGTTTGCCCTCAGGCCGGGCGTGCCCCTCCTTTCGGTCTTGTCCGAAAGGAGGCAAAGTACGCGCAGGGGGATTTTCTCTTAGGTTTCCTTCCTCCGCGGTCTTCATGGGAGGGGATAATTTTACGATTATCCAATTTTATCGAAAGCCTGTATCGTCAAAAACAATTTTGCCGCGGCAAATCGTTTTTTTGACTTTCCCTGTCAGTTCTTTCCCTTTAAAAACAGCGTTCCGGCTTTTGCCGTGAAGGCATGCTGTATTGACTGTCCAGCGCTCTGCAGGGTCAAAGAGCACAAGATCGGCCGGTGCGCCGACGCTGAATGAACCAGCCTGAATTCCGAGCAATGCCGCCGGTGCGGTGCTCATGAACCGAAGAAGATCATTTAGGGTAATAAAACGCTCGTTTACAAGATACGTGATTCCCGCGGCGAGGCTTGTTTCCATCCCGATGCTTCCGTTCGGCGCGGAGAGAAAATCGAATTTCTCCTCAATGGTATGCGGCGCATGGTCGGTCGCAATCGCGTCGATGGTGCCGTCACAGAGTCCTTCAATCACCGCAAGCCTGTCCTCCTCCGTGCGGAGCGGCGGGCTCATGCGGTAGTCTGCGTCGCGCGCAAGCAGTTCGTTTTCCGTCAACGCAAAGTAGTGCGGCGCGGTCTCCGCCGTTACCTTTACGCCGCGCCGCTTCGCGTCGCGAATAAGCTCTACAGAAGTTTTTGTGCTGACATGGCAGATATGCACCGGAACATTGTAGGCCGCCGCAAGCGCGATTTCCCGCGCGGTACCGCAGTCTTCCGCGGCGGCGGGGACCCCCTTTACCCCAAGCTTTTCGGATATTTTCCCCTCATTCAGCTTTCCGCCCTGTGAAAGAAACAAATCTTCACAGTGGGACACCACTTTCAGGTTCAGTTCAGAGGCAAGACGCAGAGCCCGCGCCATCAGCAGCGTGTTAACAACCGGCCGGCCGTCGTCGCTCAGCGCGATTGCGCCCGCGTCCCTGAGCGCAGCCAAATCATTTAACTCTTCACTTTTCAGTCCTTTTGTAATCGCCGCGGCAACATAAATCCGCGCGTCGGCATCTTCTGCTTTTTCACAAATATACCGAACGGTCTCGGGACTGTCCGCCGCCGGCTTGGTATTGGGCATGCATAAAAGGCTGGTAACCCCGCCTGCGGCGGCGGCACGGCAGCCGGTGAAAATGTCTTCTTTTTCCGTGAAGCCGGGGTCGCGCAGATGAACATGCATATCGACAAGGCCGGGTGCGGCAATAAGCCCCCGAGCGTCAACAATCTCAGCGGAATCACAGTCAATTTTTCCTCCGATTGCCGACAATACGCCGTCGGTTATTAAAATATCACCTGCTGCATCCATTCCGCTTTTCGGGTCTATTATCCTTGCGCCCTTCACTAACAGCTTGTCCACCGTGCACCTCCATGCTATACCAGTAAATTTTCACTATTATACTACACTTTATACAAATCTTAAATTACAAAAAAACAAGGAAATTAGTCAGCGCCAAAAGCTCGCGCGCGTAGCAGGATGAGAAGATATACCAGGGCGTAGGCGCACAGACCGGATACGATGTGATTCCCAGCCCCGCGGCGATTCTGCCGGCGCGGTACTGGTGGTAATCGTCCGTGACAATCGCCAGATTGCGGTTCATTCCCTTTTGTCCGACAATCACAAGCGAATTTTTCAAATTTTCTTCTGTGGAAACAGACGCATCTTCCGTTAAAATCCGCGAAGTGTCAATCCCGTCTTTCACAAGATATTCGCGCATAACGGATGCTTCCGTAACAAGCTCGCCCTTACCCTGTCCGCCGCTGACAATGCACTTCGCCTGCGGGTGGCTTTTCAGATAAGCGGCAGCCGTTTCTATTCTTACACGTAAATCGGCGCTGGGCACCGTTCCGCTTACCTTGCTGCCAAGCACGACCACCGTCGCGTCACCCTGCGGCAGTTCCCGCCCCGCGCCCGCCCCGTAAATCATCAGGCCGGTCAGCACGGCGGACCAAAGGACACCAGCGCAGAACAAAATCAAAATTACGCGGCAGAAAATGCGAAATTTGCCGGAGCTTTTGCATCTGCGGCTGATTGCACCGGAAAAAGCGGTTGTCAAAAGCACAAGCACGCACACAATCATTCCCATGGCGTTGCCTATATTCAGAACACTCCAATGAATCGGGATGACAAACCATATCAATCCGCAAACCGATAAAATCAAAATCAGTATCTTTAGTATGTGCTTTTTCAGATTCATCCCCGCTTTCCATATTTAAAAATAGTTATCCATGTC of the uncultured Caproiciproducens sp. genome contains:
- a CDS encoding DUF1292 domain-containing protein, giving the protein MTPVNDEYGADLITLIDDDGEEHEFEILDVIDNDDGCFYALLPTFEDPQEKVDAEGTYYIFEAIEENGEQQLAEVEDEELLDKLAELFEGRFEELYDSEESESEDE
- a CDS encoding YdcF family protein, with the translated sequence MNLKKHILKILILILSVCGLIWFVIPIHWSVLNIGNAMGMIVCVLVLLTTAFSGAISRRCKSSGKFRIFCRVILILFCAGVLWSAVLTGLMIYGAGAGRELPQGDATVVVLGSKVSGTVPSADLRVRIETAAAYLKSHPQAKCIVSGGQGKGELVTEASVMREYLVKDGIDTSRILTEDASVSTEENLKNSLVIVGQKGMNRNLAIVTDDYHQYRAGRIAAGLGITSYPVCAPTPWYIFSSCYARELLALTNFLVFL
- a CDS encoding histidine phosphatase family protein — encoded protein: MTRIILVRHCEAQGNTDGFFQGCIDCDISGNGEAQLELLSVRCRNMPFDAIYSSPLKRARTTAEAINRYHNLPIQIEPRLHEIDGGEYEGRPWDELTRCYPEELQNWYSSPFDFAPKGGETMKAVYSRMWDAITDIVRDNQDKTVCVVSHGCAIRNFLCQALHKPIEEINDVGWGDNTAISIIDFSSDLQSTVISKNDSTHLTPEISVYAQQKWRMAENQASFTGEENNEDTCC
- the pyrF gene encoding orotidine-5'-phosphate decarboxylase, which encodes MALDRLLEGIAKLQNPTVAGLDPVLDYVPNFIKEKAFTQYGETLEGAAAAILAFNKGLIDALCGIVPAVKPQCAYYEQYGWQGVKALHDTIAYAKEKGMFVITDGKRNDIGSTMQAYAAAHLGTVTVGERTFVPFGGDALTVNPYLGSDGINPLLDTCKAQDKGIFVLVKTSNPSSGELQNQIFEGGETLYGTVGRLCEQWGESLPGKYGYSGVGAVVGATYPEQLSELRRDLTRTFFLVPGYGAQGGGAKDVAPAFDQNGLGAVVNASRSIMTAWKKSSAPETEYAKAAALEAVRMRDEIVKEIGAISLN
- a CDS encoding dihydroorotase, which codes for MDAAGDILITDGVLSAIGGKIDCDSAEIVDARGLIAAPGLVDMHVHLRDPGFTEKEDIFTGCRAAAAGGVTSLLCMPNTKPAADSPETVRYICEKAEDADARIYVAAAITKGLKSEELNDLAALRDAGAIALSDDGRPVVNTLLMARALRLASELNLKVVSHCEDLFLSQGGKLNEGKISEKLGVKGVPAAAEDCGTAREIALAAAYNVPVHICHVSTKTSVELIRDAKRRGVKVTAETAPHYFALTENELLARDADYRMSPPLRTEEDRLAVIEGLCDGTIDAIATDHAPHTIEEKFDFLSAPNGSIGMETSLAAGITYLVNERFITLNDLLRFMSTAPAALLGIQAGSFSVGAPADLVLFDPAERWTVNTACLHGKSRNAVFKGKELTGKVKKTICRGKIVFDDTGFR
- a CDS encoding dihydroorotate dehydrogenase electron transfer subunit, with translation MKYDVMLCKMIAKKQLTADIFDLTVEAGELAKAAQPGQFAHIYVPGKTLRRPISICGIDRAAETLRFVFQIRGEGTARLAEMRPGDTLDILAPLGNGFFLGNTGQRAVFVGGGIGVPPLLEAAKAFGKNATVVAGFRNEANIILKEDFEKNGNRVLIATDDGSYGHRGLVTDCLKELDFNVIFACGPTPMLKAVCRIAALRKVPCQISLEERMACGIGACLGCACRLKKDGQEFYGHVCKDGPVFNYENVVWEG
- a CDS encoding dihydroorotate dehydrogenase, with the translated sequence MADLHVSIAGVEFQNPVIAASGTFGFGHEYREFYPLSSLGGISCKGITLTQRPGNPPPRIAETPGGMLNAVGLQNPGVDYFMEHDLPWLREQGTVIIANIAGNTPEDYCRMAEKLSGTCVDIVELNISCPNVKQGGVQFGTNCSGVESITASVRKYCKKPLMVKLSPNVGDIAEIAASAESAGADAISMINTLTGMRIDINTRRPILHNNTGGLSGPALLPVAVRMVNQVYRRVKIPIIGMGGISKWQDAVEMLLAGASALQIGTAFFTDPYAPLKIADGLNEYLNRNNIESTSGLTGKMIPWES
- the ruvX gene encoding Holliday junction resolvase RuvX, producing the protein MKILAVDLGKARTGLAVCDESELLASPAGVISERNMEHLAQQIAAQAKERAIGGIVVGLPRNMDGSEGESAQNARAFAEILQSLVEVPVEMRDERGTTITAHGYLNTTDTRGKKRKAVVDAVAATIILQDYLDYRRNQRSQSLPLPR